A stretch of DNA from Pseudomonadota bacterium:
GCAGGGACTTAAGACCATGCTCAGGATACCCCAGAGAAATGCTGCGCCGATAGCAAACGCAGGCGTTCCCTGAACAGCGCTGGCAAGAACGATAAAGAGCTTTTCAATCATATTGAGTATGTCCTCTTACTTTTTCTTCTGACCTGGACTTTTTTTCAACTCAACCCCCAGGTTCTTGAATGTATCTAAAATCTGCTCCTTCGACATGAACCCCATATGCCGGTAAAGCTCCTTTCCTGAGGCATTATAGAAAATCTGGGTCGGAATAGCACGTATACCATATTTTTGCCCTGCATTCGGATTTTCCCATACGTCAATAAATTCAACGTTCAGAATGCCCGCGTAATCCCGCTTTAATTCTTCCAGTACTGGTGCCATCATCTTGCACGGGATGCATTGTTTTGCACCGATATCCACTAAACGCGGGAGGGACTTTGAAGCAGAGGGAGTTTTTACATTCTTTCCCTCAGAAGTCACTGGGGGAATGGCAATAACTATTGCAATCAATACAAAAAATCCAATAGTAATCACATTCCTTTTAAAACTATTCAATATTTTATCTCTTCCTTTCTTAGTATTATCAATAATCAAAATAATCGTTATATTTTTGCATTATTCATTCCTCCCAATCCCCTGATCGCTTGTAATATAAGTACCCTTACCTTGCTGGCAAGCACTACAGGTTGAGGAACAGGAATATGCGAGACATCCCACAGCAAAGATTAAAACAGCCAATAATAATCTTTTCATTTGTACCCTTCCACATAGACATTTACTACATATTCTTGTAACGATTTGCCTCCACATACGCTATCCGAGATGGCCTTGCCTATAGGGTCGTTGGTACTTTGATCACAACATGACGAAAAACCTTTAATTGTAACTTTAGTATTTTTCAAACCCGACGTTTCTAAAAGTTTTTCATATTCATCGATAAGTATTGCCCCTGCAACGCAACCGACATACGCTTCAACGCTTTCTTTAATGTATGCCGGAAGTTCTTTCAATAAGGCAATATCAGAAATGGCAACTCTCCCACCAGGCTTTAAGACCCTGTAGATTTCTTTAAAAACCTTTTGCTTGTCAATTGACAAATTGATTACACAATTACTTATTACTACATCGATTGAGCTGTCATCCACGGGTAATTTTTCAATCTCTCCGAGCCTGAACTCAACGTTTTGAGCCCCAATCTTCAATGCGTTCTCCTTCGCTTTTTCAACCATCTCAGGGGTCATGTCCACACCAATCACCTTACCGTTTATACCAACCCTTGAGGAAGCAAGAAAGCAATCAAACCCAGCTCCTGACCCAAGGTCGAGAACAATATCATCTTCTTTAAGGTTTGCCAGCGCCGTTGGATTTCCACAACTAAGTGCCAGGTTTGCCTCATCAGGGATTACCTTAAGCTCTATTTCCGAGTAGCCTATAGATTTAGCAAATTCCCTCTTATCAGGCACAGAGGTACCACACCCGCAAC
This window harbors:
- a CDS encoding thioredoxin family protein, whose protein sequence is MNSFKRNVITIGFFVLIAIVIAIPPVTSEGKNVKTPSASKSLPRLVDIGAKQCIPCKMMAPVLEELKRDYAGILNVEFIDVWENPNAGQKYGIRAIPTQIFYNASGKELYRHMGFMSKEQILDTFKNLGVELKKSPGQKKK
- the arsM gene encoding arsenite methyltransferase, with translation MDKNRAKKAVKEAYGKIAQGKSSCGCGTSVPDKREFAKSIGYSEIELKVIPDEANLALSCGNPTALANLKEDDIVLDLGSGAGFDCFLASSRVGINGKVIGVDMTPEMVEKAKENALKIGAQNVEFRLGEIEKLPVDDSSIDVVISNCVINLSIDKQKVFKEIYRVLKPGGRVAISDIALLKELPAYIKESVEAYVGCVAGAILIDEYEKLLETSGLKNTKVTIKGFSSCCDQSTNDPIGKAISDSVCGGKSLQEYVVNVYVEGYK